A window of Ananas comosus cultivar F153 linkage group 4, ASM154086v1, whole genome shotgun sequence contains these coding sequences:
- the LOC109708570 gene encoding UPF0481 protein At3g47200-like yields MASLSEINAWCRIPRVPDLLRKNEKHAKMFDPAVVPIGPYHRGKSHLSEMEGHKKEAATAFAGANTNALCNKVSEVADTCRDCYDRSLLLLMSKDEFTRMLFIDGCFILQFIDRFVRNDMKDFPVSAHLHGFILRDMFLLENQLPYLLLEKLMEVKRVDIDTFLDSVPGTPKRKTQTENRGKSIEGPHRHILARLQELQLGPRGETSQLPWKRSWLSFRSARELVRAGIAIKPGETNFLREVKFEPGPVWGRLSLPPIVIDDLTRPRLLNMIAFEMCSGSTDGGYGVMSFVWFLNLLIDHADDVKELREAGVLVNMLGSDEEVAEFFNETVADLLPDQQPYYPVINNINDYRNNKFRVPLYRMLHRRFGSPWAAIAFLVAFVLLVLTVVQTVYTAIQTHYTIHPPTK; encoded by the coding sequence ATGGCATCGCTGAGCGAGATCAACGCCTGGTGTCGGATCCCAAGGGTGCCGGATCTCCTCCGCAAGAATGAGAAGCACGCGAAGATGTTCGACCCGGCGGTCGTCCCCATCGGCCCTTACCACCGCGGCAAGTCCCATCTGTCGGAGATGGAGGGCCACAAGAAGGAGGCTGCTACCGCGTTTGCGGGAGCGAACACGAACGCATTATGCAATAAGGTCAGTGAAGTTGCCGACACATGCAGGGACTGCTACGACAGAAGCTTGCTCCTGCTGATGAGCAAAGATGAATTCACCCGCATGCTGTTCATCGACGGTTGCTTTATACTACAATTCATCGATCGGTTCGTGAGGAACGACATGAAGGATTTCCCGGTGAGCGCGCACCTGCATGGGTTCATCTTGCGGGACATGTTCTTGCTGGAGAACCAGCTCCCGTATCTTCTTCTCGAAAAGTTGATGGAGGTGAAGAGAGTGGACATCGACACGTTCCTGGATAGCGTTCCGGGCACGCCAAAACGGAAGACACAGACAGAAAACAGAGGAAAGAGCATTGAAGGGCCGCACCGGCACATCCTCGCGCGGCTGCAGGAGTTGCAGCTGGGCCCGCGGGGCGAGACGTCGCAGCTCCCGTGGAAGAGAAGCTGGCTGTCGTTTCGGTCGGCCAGGGAGCTGGTCAGGGCCGGCATCGCAATCAAGCCGGGGGAGACCAACTTCCTCCGCGAAGTCAAGTTCGAGCCTGGCCCCGTGTGGGGGAGGCTGTCGCTGCCGCCGATCGTAATCGACGACCTCACGCGACCGCGGCTGCTCAACATGATCGCGTTCGAGATGTGCAGTGGCAGTACCGACGGGGGCTACGGGGTCATGTCGTTCGTGTGGTTTTTGAACCTGCTGATCGACCACGCGGACGATGTGAAGGAGCTGCGCGAGGCCGGGGTGCTGGTGAACATGCTGGGAAGCGACGAGGAGGTGGCGGAGTTCTTCAACGAGACGGTAGCCGACCTCCTGCCTGACCAGCAACCGTACTATCCGGTGATCAACAACATCAACGACTACCGCAATAACAAGTTTAGGGTTCCTCTGTACAGGATGCTGCATAGGCGTTTCGGCAGCCCGTGGGCGGCCATCGCCTTCCTTGTGGCGTTCGTGCTTCTGGTGCTCACCGTGGTGCAGACCGTCTATACGGCGATACAGACTCACTACACAATCCACCCACCCACCAAGTAG